The Nyctibius grandis isolate bNycGra1 chromosome 29, bNycGra1.pri, whole genome shotgun sequence genome window below encodes:
- the CNBP gene encoding CCHC-type zinc finger nucleic acid binding protein isoform X1, with protein sequence MSSNECFKCGRTGHWARECPTGIGRGRGMRSRGRAGFQFMSSSLPDICYRCGESGHLAKDCDLQEDEACYNCGRGGHIAKDCKEPKREREQCCYNCGKPGHLARECDHADEQKCYSCGEFGHIQKDCTKVKCYRCGETGHVAINCSKTSEVNCYRCGESGHLARECTIEATA encoded by the exons ATGAGCAGCAACGAGTGCTTCAAGTGTGGACGTACTGGCCACTGGGCTCGGGAGTGCCCTACTGGGATTGGCCGTGGTCGTGGGATGAGAAGCCGTGGCAGAG CAGGCTTCCAGTTCATGTCTTCATCTCTCCCGGACATCTGTTACCGCTGTGGTGAGTCTGGCCACCTTGCCAAGGACTGTGATCTTCAGGAGGAT GAAGCCTGCTATAACTGCGGTAGAGGTGGCCATATTGCGAAGGACTGCAAGGAGCcgaagagggagagagagcagtGCTGctacaactgtggcaaacctgGCCACCTGGCTCGTGAATGTGACCACGCAGATGAGCAGAAGTGCTACTCTTGCGGAGAGTTTGGACACATTCAAAAAGACTGCACTAAAGTGAAATGCTATAG gTGTGGTGAAACTGGCCATGTAGCCATCAACTGCAGCAAGACCAGCGAAGTCAACTGCTATCGCTGCGGCGAGTCAGGGCACCTTGCACGGGAATGCACAATTGAAGCTACAGcctaa
- the CNBP gene encoding CCHC-type zinc finger nucleic acid binding protein isoform X4 → MSSNECFKCGRTGHWARECPTGIGRGRGMRSRGRGFQFMSSSLPDICYRCGESGHLAKDCDLQEDACYNCGRGGHIAKDCKEPKREREQCCYNCGKPGHLARECDHADEQKCYSCGEFGHIQKDCTKVKCYRCGETGHVAINCSKTSEVNCYRCGESGHLARECTIEATA, encoded by the exons ATGAGCAGCAACGAGTGCTTCAAGTGTGGACGTACTGGCCACTGGGCTCGGGAGTGCCCTACTGGGATTGGCCGTGGTCGTGGGATGAGAAGCCGTGGCAGAG GCTTCCAGTTCATGTCTTCATCTCTCCCGGACATCTGTTACCGCTGTGGTGAGTCTGGCCACCTTGCCAAGGACTGTGATCTTCAGGAGGATG CCTGCTATAACTGCGGTAGAGGTGGCCATATTGCGAAGGACTGCAAGGAGCcgaagagggagagagagcagtGCTGctacaactgtggcaaacctgGCCACCTGGCTCGTGAATGTGACCACGCAGATGAGCAGAAGTGCTACTCTTGCGGAGAGTTTGGACACATTCAAAAAGACTGCACTAAAGTGAAATGCTATAG gTGTGGTGAAACTGGCCATGTAGCCATCAACTGCAGCAAGACCAGCGAAGTCAACTGCTATCGCTGCGGCGAGTCAGGGCACCTTGCACGGGAATGCACAATTGAAGCTACAGcctaa
- the CNBP gene encoding CCHC-type zinc finger nucleic acid binding protein isoform X2 produces MSSNECFKCGRTGHWARECPTGIGRGRGMRSRGRAGFQFMSSSLPDICYRCGESGHLAKDCDLQEDACYNCGRGGHIAKDCKEPKREREQCCYNCGKPGHLARECDHADEQKCYSCGEFGHIQKDCTKVKCYRCGETGHVAINCSKTSEVNCYRCGESGHLARECTIEATA; encoded by the exons ATGAGCAGCAACGAGTGCTTCAAGTGTGGACGTACTGGCCACTGGGCTCGGGAGTGCCCTACTGGGATTGGCCGTGGTCGTGGGATGAGAAGCCGTGGCAGAG CAGGCTTCCAGTTCATGTCTTCATCTCTCCCGGACATCTGTTACCGCTGTGGTGAGTCTGGCCACCTTGCCAAGGACTGTGATCTTCAGGAGGATG CCTGCTATAACTGCGGTAGAGGTGGCCATATTGCGAAGGACTGCAAGGAGCcgaagagggagagagagcagtGCTGctacaactgtggcaaacctgGCCACCTGGCTCGTGAATGTGACCACGCAGATGAGCAGAAGTGCTACTCTTGCGGAGAGTTTGGACACATTCAAAAAGACTGCACTAAAGTGAAATGCTATAG gTGTGGTGAAACTGGCCATGTAGCCATCAACTGCAGCAAGACCAGCGAAGTCAACTGCTATCGCTGCGGCGAGTCAGGGCACCTTGCACGGGAATGCACAATTGAAGCTACAGcctaa
- the CNBP gene encoding CCHC-type zinc finger nucleic acid binding protein isoform X3, whose amino-acid sequence MSSNECFKCGRTGHWARECPTGIGRGRGMRSRGRGFQFMSSSLPDICYRCGESGHLAKDCDLQEDEACYNCGRGGHIAKDCKEPKREREQCCYNCGKPGHLARECDHADEQKCYSCGEFGHIQKDCTKVKCYRCGETGHVAINCSKTSEVNCYRCGESGHLARECTIEATA is encoded by the exons ATGAGCAGCAACGAGTGCTTCAAGTGTGGACGTACTGGCCACTGGGCTCGGGAGTGCCCTACTGGGATTGGCCGTGGTCGTGGGATGAGAAGCCGTGGCAGAG GCTTCCAGTTCATGTCTTCATCTCTCCCGGACATCTGTTACCGCTGTGGTGAGTCTGGCCACCTTGCCAAGGACTGTGATCTTCAGGAGGAT GAAGCCTGCTATAACTGCGGTAGAGGTGGCCATATTGCGAAGGACTGCAAGGAGCcgaagagggagagagagcagtGCTGctacaactgtggcaaacctgGCCACCTGGCTCGTGAATGTGACCACGCAGATGAGCAGAAGTGCTACTCTTGCGGAGAGTTTGGACACATTCAAAAAGACTGCACTAAAGTGAAATGCTATAG gTGTGGTGAAACTGGCCATGTAGCCATCAACTGCAGCAAGACCAGCGAAGTCAACTGCTATCGCTGCGGCGAGTCAGGGCACCTTGCACGGGAATGCACAATTGAAGCTACAGcctaa
- the ISY1 gene encoding pre-mRNA-splicing factor ISY1 homolog, which produces MARNAEKAMTALARFRQAQLEEGKVKERRPFLASECNELPKAEKWRRQIIGEISKKVAQIQNAGLGEFRIRDLNDEINKLLREKGHWEFRIKELGGPDYARIGPKMLDHEGKEVPGNRGYKYFGAAKDLPGVRELFEKEPLPPPRKTRAELMKSIDAEYYGYRDEEDGILEPLEQEHEKKVLAEAVEKWKMEREARLARGEEEEEEEVNIYAVNDDESDEEGDKAKEGEEGQQSFIAHVPVPSQQEIEEALVRRKKMELLQKYASETLMAQSEEAKTLLGL; this is translated from the exons ATG GCTCGAAACGCGGAAAAGGCCAT gacGGCCTTGGCAAGATTTCGGCAAGCTCAGCTTGAGGAAGGAAAAGTTAAG GAACGAAGACCTTTCCTTGCTTCAGAGTGTAATGAATTGCCTAAAGCTGAGAAGTGGAGGCGACAG ATCATTGGGGAAATTTCCAAGAAAGTGGCACAGATTCAAAATG CTGGATTAGGTGAATTCAGAATTCGGGACCTGAATGATGAAATAAACAAACTTCTAAGGGAGAAAGGACACTGGGAGTTCAGAATAAAGGAGCTAGGAGGTCCTGATTATGCT CGGATAGGACCAAAAATGTTAGATCATGAAGGGAAAGAAGTTCCAGGAAACAGAggttacaaatattttggagcTGCAAAGGATTTACCCGGAGTTAGAGAACTTTTTGAAAAGGAAC CCCTCCCCCCACCTCGGAAAACTCGAGCTGAGCTTATGAAATCCATTGATGCGGAATACTATGGCTACAGGGATGAAGAGGACGGTATTCTGGAGCCACTGGAACAAGAACATGAGAAGAAAG TTTTAGCAGAAGCagtggaaaaatggaaaatggagagagaagcaCGCCTTGCgagaggtgaggaggaggaggaagaggaagtaaATATCTATGCTGTCAACGATGATGAG tctgatGAGGAAGGTGACAAGGCAAAAGAAGGTGAAGAAGGCCAACAGAGTTTTATTGCACATGTTCCAGTGCCATCTCAACAGGAG ATTGAGGAAGCTCTTGTACGGAGAAAGAAGATGGAGCTTCTTCAGAAGTATGCCAGTGAAACCCTCATGGCACAGAGTGAAGAAGCAAAAACACTTTTAGGATTGTAA
- the LOC137674495 gene encoding haloacid dehalogenase-like hydrolase domain-containing 5 isoform X3 translates to MRRALLPPLRALLKAGAAARPPRPRLPALSGLGGAPAAGGGGGSELNTLPSFGFLFDIDGVLVRGRTPIPAAKTAFQKLVNSQGQFSVPVIFVTNAGNCLRQKKADELSHLLGVSISQDQVMMSHSPLRMFKRYHEKCVLVSGQGPLLDIAQDLGFCQPITIETLREKYPLLDVVDHDRRSNLLYPSAVELPKIEAVVLFGEPVRWETNLQLIIDVLLTSGYPGNPYHHESYPHIPVLACNMDLMWAAEAQSPRFGHGTFMVCLENIYKKITGKDLKYEVLMGKPSKLTYQYAEYLIRAQAAGQQWKQPIQTLYAVGDNVMTDVYGANLYNRYLEEDSRKGSKSRIQAKVAGGRGSAALSQDDEIDNSWENELASAAAAHCRFSF, encoded by the exons ATGCGGCGggcgctgctgccgccgctccGCGCTCTCCTCAAGGCCGGCGCCGCGGCacggccgccccggccccggctgccGGCGCTCAGCGGGCTCGGCGGCGCGCCGGCGgctggggggggcggcggcagcgAG CTCAACACACTGCCgtcctttggttttctttttgacatCGATGGTGTACTGGTACGAGGAAGGACTCCAATTCCTGCTGCAAAAACAGCCTTTCAGAAGCTAGTTAATTCTCAGGGACAATTCTCGGTGCCTGTAATATTTGTCACCAATGCAGGGAATTGCCTTCGccaaaaaaaagctgatgagTTGTCTCACCTACTGGGAGTTTCA ATTTCACAAGATCAAGTGATGATGTCACACAGTCCTCTGCGGATGTTCAAACGTTACcatgaaaaatgtgttcttgTATCTGGACAAGGACCACTTCTTGATATTGCTCAAga CCTTGGTTTCTGTCAACCTATTACAATTGAAACATTGCGGGAGAAATATCCTTTGCTAGATGTAGTTGACCATGACAGAAGATCTAACCTTCTG tacccctctgctgtggagctTCCCAAGATTGAGG ctgttgttttgtttggggagCCAGTCAGATGGGAAACCAACCTCCAGTTGATAATAGATGTTTTGCTGACGAGTGGCTATCCTGGAAATCCGTATCACCACGAAAGTTACCCTCACATTCCTGTACTTGCTTGTAACATGGATCTGATGTGGGCAGCTGAAGCACAGTCTCCAAG GTTTGGGCACGGAACATTCATGGtttgtttggaaaacatttaCAAGAAGATCACTGGCAAAGATCTGAAGTACGAGGTCTTAATGGGCAAACCCAGTAAACTGACCTACCAGTACGCAGAATACCTCATCAGGGCTCAGGCGGCAGGACAGCAGTGGAAGCAGCCTATTCAAACGCTTTATGCTGTCGG aGATAATGTCATGACTGATGTCTACGGTGCTAACCTTTACAATCGCTACCTTGAGGAGGACTCCAGGAAAGGTTCCAAATCACGGATTCAGGCCAAAGTGGCTGGTGGCAGAGGATCTGCTGCTCTCTCCCAGGATGATGAAATAGACAACAGTTGGGAGAATGAATTAGCgtctgcagctgctgcccacTGTAG ATTTAGCTTCTAG
- the LOC137674495 gene encoding haloacid dehalogenase-like hydrolase domain-containing 5 isoform X1: MRRALLPPLRALLKAGAAARPPRPRLPALSGLGGAPAAGGGGGSELNTLPSFGFLFDIDGVLVRGRTPIPAAKTAFQKLVNSQGQFSVPVIFVTNAGNCLRQKKADELSHLLGVSISQDQVMMSHSPLRMFKRYHEKCVLVSGQGPLLDIAQDLGFCQPITIETLREKYPLLDVVDHDRRSNLLYPSAVELPKIEAVVLFGEPVRWETNLQLIIDVLLTSGYPGNPYHHESYPHIPVLACNMDLMWAAEAQSPRFGHGTFMVCLENIYKKITGKDLKYEVLMGKPSKLTYQYAEYLIRAQAAGQQWKQPIQTLYAVGDNVMTDVYGANLYNRYLEEDSRKGSKSRIQAKVAGGRGSAALSQDDEIDNSWENELASAAAAHCRSVLVCTGVYNPHTEVPLDTRESITETVFHGHRDFRFDPGLVEPDHIVPDVDAAVDLVFQLENFAAN; encoded by the exons ATGCGGCGggcgctgctgccgccgctccGCGCTCTCCTCAAGGCCGGCGCCGCGGCacggccgccccggccccggctgccGGCGCTCAGCGGGCTCGGCGGCGCGCCGGCGgctggggggggcggcggcagcgAG CTCAACACACTGCCgtcctttggttttctttttgacatCGATGGTGTACTGGTACGAGGAAGGACTCCAATTCCTGCTGCAAAAACAGCCTTTCAGAAGCTAGTTAATTCTCAGGGACAATTCTCGGTGCCTGTAATATTTGTCACCAATGCAGGGAATTGCCTTCGccaaaaaaaagctgatgagTTGTCTCACCTACTGGGAGTTTCA ATTTCACAAGATCAAGTGATGATGTCACACAGTCCTCTGCGGATGTTCAAACGTTACcatgaaaaatgtgttcttgTATCTGGACAAGGACCACTTCTTGATATTGCTCAAga CCTTGGTTTCTGTCAACCTATTACAATTGAAACATTGCGGGAGAAATATCCTTTGCTAGATGTAGTTGACCATGACAGAAGATCTAACCTTCTG tacccctctgctgtggagctTCCCAAGATTGAGG ctgttgttttgtttggggagCCAGTCAGATGGGAAACCAACCTCCAGTTGATAATAGATGTTTTGCTGACGAGTGGCTATCCTGGAAATCCGTATCACCACGAAAGTTACCCTCACATTCCTGTACTTGCTTGTAACATGGATCTGATGTGGGCAGCTGAAGCACAGTCTCCAAG GTTTGGGCACGGAACATTCATGGtttgtttggaaaacatttaCAAGAAGATCACTGGCAAAGATCTGAAGTACGAGGTCTTAATGGGCAAACCCAGTAAACTGACCTACCAGTACGCAGAATACCTCATCAGGGCTCAGGCGGCAGGACAGCAGTGGAAGCAGCCTATTCAAACGCTTTATGCTGTCGG aGATAATGTCATGACTGATGTCTACGGTGCTAACCTTTACAATCGCTACCTTGAGGAGGACTCCAGGAAAGGTTCCAAATCACGGATTCAGGCCAAAGTGGCTGGTGGCAGAGGATCTGCTGCTCTCTCCCAGGATGATGAAATAGACAACAGTTGGGAGAATGAATTAGCgtctgcagctgctgcccacTGTAGGTCTGTCCTTGTTTGTACTGGGGTTTACAACCCTCACACAGAGGTACCCTTGGATACCAGGGAGAGCATAACCGAAACGGTGTTCCATGGGCATAGAGATTTTAGATTTGATCCTGGTTTAGTAGAACCAGATCATATTGTACCAGATGTTGATGCTGCTGTAGACCTGGTCTTCCAGCTGGAGAACTTTGCAGCTAATTGA
- the LOC137674495 gene encoding haloacid dehalogenase-like hydrolase domain-containing 5 isoform X2 — protein sequence MRRALLPPLRALLKAGAAARPPRPRLPALSGLGGAPAAGGGGGSELNTLPSFGFLFDIDGVLVRGRTPIPAAKTAFQKLVNSQGQFSVPVIFVTNAGNCLRQKKADELSHLLGVSISQDQVMMSHSPLRMFKRYHEKCVLVSGQGPLLDIAQDLGFCQPITIETLREKYPLLDVVDHDRRSNLLYPSAVELPKIEAVVLFGEPVRWETNLQLIIDVLLTSGYPGNPYHHESYPHIPVLACNMDLMWAAEAQSPRFGHGTFMVCLENIYKKITGKDLKYEVLMGKPSKLTYQYAEYLIRAQAAGQQWKQPIQTLYAVGDNVMTDVYGANLYNRYLEEDSRKGSKSRIQAKVAGGRGSAALSQDDEIDNSWENELASAAAAHYLASRYQGS from the exons ATGCGGCGggcgctgctgccgccgctccGCGCTCTCCTCAAGGCCGGCGCCGCGGCacggccgccccggccccggctgccGGCGCTCAGCGGGCTCGGCGGCGCGCCGGCGgctggggggggcggcggcagcgAG CTCAACACACTGCCgtcctttggttttctttttgacatCGATGGTGTACTGGTACGAGGAAGGACTCCAATTCCTGCTGCAAAAACAGCCTTTCAGAAGCTAGTTAATTCTCAGGGACAATTCTCGGTGCCTGTAATATTTGTCACCAATGCAGGGAATTGCCTTCGccaaaaaaaagctgatgagTTGTCTCACCTACTGGGAGTTTCA ATTTCACAAGATCAAGTGATGATGTCACACAGTCCTCTGCGGATGTTCAAACGTTACcatgaaaaatgtgttcttgTATCTGGACAAGGACCACTTCTTGATATTGCTCAAga CCTTGGTTTCTGTCAACCTATTACAATTGAAACATTGCGGGAGAAATATCCTTTGCTAGATGTAGTTGACCATGACAGAAGATCTAACCTTCTG tacccctctgctgtggagctTCCCAAGATTGAGG ctgttgttttgtttggggagCCAGTCAGATGGGAAACCAACCTCCAGTTGATAATAGATGTTTTGCTGACGAGTGGCTATCCTGGAAATCCGTATCACCACGAAAGTTACCCTCACATTCCTGTACTTGCTTGTAACATGGATCTGATGTGGGCAGCTGAAGCACAGTCTCCAAG GTTTGGGCACGGAACATTCATGGtttgtttggaaaacatttaCAAGAAGATCACTGGCAAAGATCTGAAGTACGAGGTCTTAATGGGCAAACCCAGTAAACTGACCTACCAGTACGCAGAATACCTCATCAGGGCTCAGGCGGCAGGACAGCAGTGGAAGCAGCCTATTCAAACGCTTTATGCTGTCGG aGATAATGTCATGACTGATGTCTACGGTGCTAACCTTTACAATCGCTACCTTGAGGAGGACTCCAGGAAAGGTTCCAAATCACGGATTCAGGCCAAAGTGGCTGGTGGCAGAGGATCTGCTGCTCTCTCCCAGGATGATGAAATAGACAACAGTTGGGAGAATGAATTAGCgtctgcagctgctgcccacT ATTTAGCTTCTAGGTATCAGGGATCTTGA